The Micromonospora sp. Llam0 genome includes a window with the following:
- a CDS encoding ABC transporter substrate-binding protein translates to MNPSPAFPHRRRSARTARSAGRATSLAAVAALALAGCSAGEPLETDDGPASSDGTLVVAISSEPDSLDVHVSTASPTFLVMENVYDTLVEPAPDLSFQPALATEWEVSEDLLTWTFQLRDGVTWHNGREFTASDVVASFERITDAETAANAWRFETVDEVREVDDRTVEFVLNQPTPNLLANIGGFKGMAIVAPELIEGDGLTTDAIGTGPFRFVSYTPGDRIVLEANPDYWGDGPYVDRVEFRFVSEPTTALTNLRTGAVHLTNNVPAQEIATLRDDPDVELGQQASNDYWYFTCNFDRPPFDDIDVRRALSFAIDREQVAQAAFFDAATPVQSAMPPGNFWATDYAPFSHDPDQARELLADAGVTDLTVDLMLTNEYPHTLAAAEVIASQWHDVGVNAEIRTLDFASWLDEQGNGSYDCYVLGWLNNLDGEYAYYAQHHSAGSFNFHGYANPQVDQYLDQARASVEDTERRDLYHQAAELIIDEVSYGYLYSPQATLAWAPGVSGVEMHPDGKTRLRTVRLAD, encoded by the coding sequence GTGAATCCCTCCCCAGCGTTCCCGCACCGGCGGCGATCCGCGCGTACCGCCCGGTCGGCCGGGCGCGCGACGAGCCTCGCCGCCGTCGCGGCGCTCGCGCTGGCCGGCTGCTCGGCCGGCGAACCCCTGGAGACCGACGACGGGCCGGCCAGCTCCGACGGCACCCTGGTGGTGGCCATCTCCAGCGAGCCGGACAGCCTGGACGTGCACGTCTCCACCGCGTCGCCCACCTTCCTGGTAATGGAGAACGTCTACGACACCCTGGTGGAGCCGGCCCCCGACCTGAGCTTCCAACCCGCGCTGGCCACCGAGTGGGAGGTCAGCGAGGACCTGCTCACCTGGACCTTCCAGCTACGCGACGGCGTCACCTGGCACAACGGACGGGAGTTCACCGCCAGCGACGTGGTGGCCAGCTTCGAACGGATCACCGACGCGGAGACCGCCGCCAACGCCTGGCGGTTCGAAACCGTCGACGAGGTACGCGAGGTCGACGACCGTACGGTGGAGTTCGTCCTCAACCAGCCGACCCCCAACCTGCTGGCCAACATCGGCGGGTTCAAGGGGATGGCGATCGTCGCCCCCGAGCTGATCGAGGGCGACGGGCTGACCACCGACGCGATCGGCACCGGCCCGTTCCGGTTCGTCAGCTACACCCCCGGTGACCGGATCGTGCTGGAGGCCAACCCGGACTACTGGGGCGACGGCCCGTACGTCGACCGGGTCGAGTTCCGGTTCGTCTCCGAGCCGACCACCGCGCTGACCAACCTGCGCACCGGAGCCGTGCACCTGACCAACAACGTGCCCGCCCAGGAGATCGCCACCCTGCGCGACGATCCCGACGTCGAGCTGGGCCAGCAGGCCAGCAACGACTACTGGTACTTCACCTGCAACTTCGACCGACCGCCGTTCGACGACATCGACGTACGCCGGGCGCTGTCGTTCGCCATCGACCGCGAACAGGTCGCCCAGGCCGCCTTCTTCGACGCCGCCACCCCGGTGCAGTCGGCGATGCCGCCGGGCAACTTCTGGGCCACCGACTACGCTCCGTTCAGCCACGACCCGGACCAGGCCCGCGAGCTGCTCGCCGACGCCGGCGTCACCGACCTCACCGTCGATCTGATGCTGACCAACGAGTACCCGCACACCCTGGCGGCCGCCGAGGTGATCGCCAGCCAGTGGCACGACGTCGGCGTCAACGCCGAGATCCGTACCCTCGACTTCGCCAGCTGGCTCGACGAGCAGGGCAACGGCAGCTACGACTGCTACGTCCTCGGCTGGCTGAACAACCTCGACGGCGAGTACGCCTACTACGCCCAGCACCACTCCGCCGGCTCGTTCAACTTCCACGGCTACGCCAACCCGCAGGTCGACCAGTACCTCGACCAGGCCCGGGCCAGCGTCGAGGACACCGAACGGCGCGACCTCTACCACCAGGCGGCCGAGCTGATCATCGACGAGGTCAGCTACGGCTACCTGTACAGCCCGCAGGCCACGCTGGCCTGGGCTCCCGGGGTGTCCGGCGTGGAGATGCACCCGGACGGCAAGACCCGGCTGCGGACCGTGCGGTTGGCCGACTGA
- a CDS encoding rhamnogalacturonan lyase — translation MNRRTRRRRPHRPPTAAALLATVCTLALGVPAGAAPADRTDDVRGPAGEPTGVPTGGGHPDAVQLEHLDRGLVAAATDQGVFLSWRLLGHEVTGSAATGMTGADFHVYRDGRRLATVTDSTNYLDTDPVTGAGYQVAAVVDGVEVDRSDPVHPWSQPYHDLPLRRPADGVTPAGEAYTYSANDMSVGDVDGDGRYEFIVKWDPSNSKDVSQVGYTGPVYLDTYRLDGTLLHRIDLGVNIRAGAHYTQFLVYDFDGDGRSEMMLKTAPGTRTISYRPDGRVADERYVTMPESDRRAGYSHRDDYRMSAADYHDHLVAMFQGWHAHPEVVAGNWPATLEAAFGIEPAYDYPLSRADAQALADHFVDVYAPARSARNNLRAFEGFIVDGPEYLTVFDGASGRELQTVRYQPGRHDDGLMWGDYAMSRIEPGNRVDRFLAAVAYLDGRRPSAVFARGYYTRSTLVAYDWDGRRLTERWYVDSGWTPMTNPFDDSPHGRDGTDDEFATITTQGQHSISAADVDGDGRHEIVYGAATIDDDGSLLYSAFAQLPPGSAAPGTMARLGHGDAMHVTDIDPHRPGLEAYLVFEGGRWAPYGHGLLDAATGEVIFGAYSGVDTGRGMVGDVDPERPGHEVWAVSGLGLHTATGEPLGPQIPGTNMSIRWAADGTTQIVDGAIDQTPTIDDWRRGRLLTAEGTRTNNHTKGNPGLVADVFGDWREELLLRTVDSTAIRIHLSTEVTDRKMYTLMHDPQYRAEVARQQTTYNQPSYPGFYLAADTDFGQVPVPDLWAPGSLPALRTAYDGFRRDGAITGPVTHRLSAALHQAQWHLDRGRTGQATRALQRFVHHLAHPHRRDRVDATAQAALTHQARTVLGMLG, via the coding sequence ATGAACCGTCGTACCCGACGTCGCCGTCCGCACCGTCCACCCACCGCCGCGGCGTTGCTCGCCACCGTCTGCACGCTGGCCCTCGGCGTACCGGCCGGCGCCGCGCCCGCCGACCGGACCGACGATGTCCGGGGCCCCGCCGGCGAGCCGACCGGCGTACCGACCGGAGGCGGCCACCCCGACGCCGTCCAACTCGAGCATCTCGACCGCGGCCTGGTCGCCGCCGCCACCGACCAGGGCGTCTTCCTCAGCTGGCGGCTGCTCGGCCACGAGGTGACCGGCTCCGCCGCCACCGGCATGACCGGGGCAGACTTCCATGTCTACCGGGACGGCCGGCGGCTGGCCACCGTCACCGACAGCACCAACTACCTGGACACCGACCCCGTCACCGGTGCCGGCTACCAGGTCGCCGCCGTGGTCGACGGCGTCGAGGTCGACCGCAGCGATCCGGTGCACCCGTGGTCGCAGCCCTACCATGACCTGCCGCTGCGTCGACCCGCCGACGGGGTCACCCCGGCCGGCGAGGCGTACACCTACTCCGCCAACGACATGAGCGTCGGCGACGTCGACGGCGACGGACGGTACGAGTTCATCGTCAAATGGGACCCGTCCAACTCCAAGGACGTCTCCCAGGTCGGCTACACCGGACCGGTCTACCTCGACACGTACCGGCTGGACGGCACCCTGCTGCACCGCATCGACCTCGGGGTCAACATCCGGGCCGGCGCCCACTACACCCAGTTCCTGGTCTACGACTTCGACGGCGACGGCCGCTCGGAGATGATGCTCAAGACCGCCCCCGGCACCAGGACGATCAGCTACCGGCCCGACGGCCGGGTCGCCGACGAACGCTACGTCACCATGCCGGAATCCGACCGGCGGGCCGGCTATTCGCACCGTGACGACTACCGGATGTCCGCCGCCGACTACCACGACCACCTGGTGGCGATGTTCCAGGGCTGGCACGCCCACCCGGAGGTGGTCGCCGGCAACTGGCCGGCCACCCTGGAAGCGGCGTTCGGCATCGAACCGGCGTACGACTATCCGCTGTCGCGGGCCGACGCGCAGGCCCTCGCCGACCACTTCGTCGACGTCTACGCCCCGGCCCGCAGTGCCCGCAACAACCTGCGCGCGTTCGAAGGCTTCATCGTCGACGGCCCCGAGTACCTCACCGTGTTCGACGGCGCCAGCGGGCGGGAGCTGCAGACCGTCCGGTACCAGCCCGGCCGGCACGACGACGGCCTGATGTGGGGCGACTACGCGATGTCGCGCATCGAGCCGGGCAACCGGGTCGACCGGTTCCTCGCCGCGGTGGCCTATCTGGACGGCCGTCGGCCGTCGGCGGTCTTCGCCCGCGGCTACTACACCCGATCCACCCTGGTCGCCTACGACTGGGACGGGCGCCGGCTCACCGAGCGGTGGTACGTCGACAGCGGCTGGACGCCGATGACCAACCCGTTCGACGACTCGCCGCACGGCCGCGACGGCACCGACGACGAGTTCGCCACCATCACCACCCAGGGGCAGCACTCGATCAGCGCGGCCGACGTCGACGGCGACGGCCGGCACGAGATCGTCTACGGTGCGGCCACCATCGATGACGACGGGAGCCTGCTGTACAGCGCGTTCGCGCAGCTGCCACCGGGCAGCGCGGCACCGGGCACGATGGCCCGGCTCGGTCACGGTGACGCCATGCACGTCACCGACATCGACCCGCACCGCCCCGGCCTGGAGGCGTACCTGGTCTTCGAGGGCGGGCGGTGGGCGCCGTACGGGCACGGCCTGCTCGACGCCGCCACCGGTGAGGTGATCTTCGGCGCGTACTCCGGAGTGGACACCGGCCGGGGAATGGTCGGGGACGTCGACCCGGAGCGCCCCGGCCACGAGGTGTGGGCGGTCAGCGGACTCGGTCTGCACACCGCCACCGGCGAGCCGCTCGGCCCGCAGATCCCCGGCACCAACATGAGCATCCGGTGGGCGGCCGACGGCACCACCCAGATCGTCGACGGCGCCATCGACCAGACCCCGACGATCGACGACTGGCGCCGGGGTCGGCTGCTCACCGCCGAGGGCACCCGGACCAACAACCACACCAAGGGCAACCCGGGCCTGGTCGCCGACGTTTTCGGCGACTGGCGGGAGGAGTTGTTGCTACGGACGGTCGACAGCACCGCGATCCGGATCCACCTGAGCACCGAGGTGACCGACCGCAAGATGTACACCCTGATGCACGACCCGCAGTACCGCGCCGAGGTGGCCCGCCAGCAGACCACCTACAACCAGCCGTCGTACCCCGGCTTCTACCTGGCCGCCGACACCGACTTCGGCCAGGTGCCGGTGCCGGATCTCTGGGCACCGGGCAGCCTGCCCGCGCTGCGGACCGCGTACGACGGATTCCGCCGCGACGGCGCGATCACCGGACCGGTCACCCACCGGCTGTCCGCCGCGCTGCATCAGGCGCAGTGGCACCTCGACCGGGGCCGCACCGGCCAGGCGACGCGGGCCCTGCAACGCTTCGTGCACCATCTGGCGCATCCGCACCGGCGCGACCGGGTCGACGCGACGGCGCAGGCCGCGCTGACCCACCAGGCCCGGACCGTCCTCGGCATGCTCGGCTGA
- a CDS encoding type II toxin-antitoxin system PemK/MazF family toxin: MGRLWQGVTATVGRLAGQRVPAQRHPTPAKLARRRQVAALQRRQLSYAPELDGHADPGEIVWTWVSYEDDPRQGKDRPVLVVGRRSRTLFGLMLSSQSDRDGQRHWLSLGTWGDDGRPSWIRLDRVLTMREDSIRREGAILDRGRFDRVCQALRAGYGWS; this comes from the coding sequence GTGGGAAGACTGTGGCAGGGCGTGACCGCGACGGTGGGCCGGCTGGCCGGTCAACGCGTACCGGCGCAACGGCACCCGACACCGGCGAAGCTGGCCCGGCGCCGGCAGGTGGCCGCGTTGCAGCGGCGGCAGCTGTCGTACGCCCCCGAGCTGGACGGACACGCTGATCCCGGCGAGATCGTCTGGACCTGGGTGTCGTACGAGGATGACCCCCGGCAGGGCAAGGACCGCCCGGTCCTGGTGGTGGGCCGGCGCAGCCGCACCCTGTTCGGGCTGATGCTGTCCAGCCAGTCCGACCGCGACGGGCAGCGGCACTGGCTGTCGCTGGGCACCTGGGGCGACGACGGCCGGCCGAGTTGGATCCGGCTCGACCGGGTGCTCACCATGCGGGAGGACAGCATCCGGCGTGAGGGTGCCATCCTCGACCGGGGCCGGTTCGACCGGGTGTGTCAGGCGTTGCGTGCCGGTTACGGCTGGTCCTGA
- a CDS encoding glycosyltransferase has protein sequence MRIVRLANFITGSSGGLRTALRELGTGYLAAGHQPVLVVPGAADADEDTAQGRVITVAGPVVPGTGGYRVLLGRSRVRRLLTELAPDRLEVSDRTTLRWTGQWARQHGVPALMVSHETLDGLLRLPFGVRSAGPAKLTDRITERIADRLNAATAAAYDRVVCTTEWAAREFTRIGVDNLARVPLGVDLDQFHPRRHDEAVRERYAPNGELLVLHCARLSAEKCPERVLAALAALRDRGVPAVGVIVGTGPRQAGLRAHAVEAGLTVHFANYVGDRDEVARLLASADVVIAPGPVETFGLAALEALASGTPVVVAAESALPEVIGDAGLAVAGGGQEYADAICELAGRPVAARRAAARRRAEGFPWSAAVDGFLRAHRVAAGADQTARADQFAGADRTARAARSGFEPESGTAYDSAGRGHRSARARR, from the coding sequence ATGAGGATCGTTCGGCTGGCGAATTTCATCACCGGCAGCTCCGGTGGGTTACGGACCGCGCTGCGGGAACTCGGCACCGGCTACCTGGCCGCCGGCCACCAGCCGGTGCTGGTGGTGCCGGGGGCGGCCGACGCGGATGAGGACACCGCGCAGGGGCGGGTGATCACCGTCGCCGGGCCGGTGGTGCCCGGCACCGGCGGCTACCGGGTGCTGCTCGGCCGTTCCCGGGTACGCCGCCTGCTCACCGAGCTCGCCCCGGACCGGCTGGAGGTCTCCGACCGCACCACGCTGCGGTGGACCGGACAGTGGGCGCGGCAGCACGGCGTACCCGCGTTGATGGTCTCCCACGAGACGCTCGACGGCCTGTTGCGGTTGCCGTTCGGCGTCCGATCCGCCGGCCCGGCGAAGCTGACCGACCGGATCACCGAGCGGATCGCCGACCGGCTCAACGCGGCGACCGCCGCCGCGTACGACCGGGTGGTGTGCACCACCGAGTGGGCAGCGCGCGAGTTCACCCGCATCGGGGTGGACAACCTGGCCCGGGTGCCGCTCGGGGTGGATCTCGACCAGTTCCATCCCCGTCGGCACGACGAGGCGGTACGCGAGCGGTACGCGCCCAACGGTGAACTGCTGGTGTTGCACTGCGCCCGGCTGTCCGCCGAGAAGTGCCCGGAGCGGGTCCTCGCGGCGCTGGCCGCGCTGCGCGACCGGGGCGTACCCGCCGTCGGGGTGATCGTCGGCACCGGCCCTCGTCAGGCGGGTCTGCGCGCACACGCCGTCGAGGCCGGGCTGACCGTGCACTTCGCCAACTACGTCGGCGATCGCGACGAGGTCGCCCGGCTGCTGGCCAGTGCCGACGTGGTGATCGCACCCGGGCCGGTGGAGACCTTTGGGCTGGCCGCCCTGGAAGCCCTGGCCAGCGGAACCCCGGTGGTGGTCGCCGCGGAGAGCGCGCTACCGGAGGTGATCGGAGACGCCGGGCTGGCGGTGGCCGGCGGCGGGCAGGAGTACGCGGACGCGATCTGCGAACTGGCCGGCCGACCGGTGGCGGCGCGCCGCGCGGCGGCCCGTCGCCGGGCGGAGGGCTTTCCCTGGTCGGCGGCTGTCGACGGCTTTCTCCGCGCCCACCGGGTCGCCGCCGGCGCTGACCAGACTGCCCGCGCTGACCAGTTCGCCGGCGCTGACCGGACTGCCCGCGCTGCTCGCTCCGGGTTCGAGCCCGAGTCCGGCACCGCGTACGACAGCGCCGGGCGTGGGCATCGATCTGCCCGCGCCCGGCGCTGA
- a CDS encoding DUF4360 domain-containing protein, which yields MKRSLTGARHGMFAALGTVLALTLTAPAHASPATSSAVPDSDITVEVVAASGSGCAPGTARVVANPDNTGFRIRYYDFLATVGDGADPTDSRKNCQLGVLVKVPAGWTFAVATADYRGRARIPSGATGRQRTNYYWQGSSDNSRTDATFGGPYNGFWATADHAPVLLYLPCGQQRVLNINTELRVDAGTSNGQASMSMITTEGNVDTLFNLDWVRC from the coding sequence ATGAAAAGAAGCCTCACCGGCGCGAGACACGGAATGTTCGCCGCACTCGGCACGGTTCTCGCGCTGACCCTGACCGCTCCGGCCCATGCCTCTCCGGCGACGTCGAGCGCCGTGCCGGACAGCGACATCACCGTGGAGGTGGTGGCCGCCAGCGGTTCGGGCTGCGCGCCCGGCACGGCCAGGGTCGTCGCCAACCCCGACAACACCGGGTTCCGGATCCGCTACTACGACTTCCTCGCCACCGTCGGTGACGGGGCCGACCCGACGGACAGCCGGAAGAACTGCCAACTCGGTGTGCTCGTCAAGGTGCCGGCCGGCTGGACCTTCGCGGTCGCCACCGCGGACTACCGGGGCAGGGCCCGGATCCCCAGCGGGGCGACCGGCCGGCAGCGGACGAACTACTACTGGCAGGGTTCGTCCGACAACAGCCGTACCGACGCCACGTTCGGCGGACCGTACAACGGCTTCTGGGCCACCGCGGATCACGCACCGGTGCTGTTGTACCTCCCCTGTGGGCAACAGCGGGTGCTGAACATCAACACCGAGCTGCGAGTGGACGCCGGCACCTCCAACGGCCAGGCCAGCATGTCGATGATCACGACCGAAGGCAACGTCGACACCCTGTTCAACCTGGACTGGGTCAGGTGCTGA
- a CDS encoding DUF4360 domain-containing protein, protein MRKLLTRGGVVLALLASSLISGAPASAKGILDDPPDDHVVIDLVAMAGSGCRPGTADVAVSPDNTAFTTIYSDYLVQAGPGISVTEGRRNCQLNVLVHAPAGYTFAIVKVDYRGYGLLSPGAIATQRANYYFQGMTQGTFSSHPIPAPLDDNWMVSDEVPIASVVWHPCGEIRNLNINTELRLSKGSSTDVSFLTMDSTDGSIETMYHLAWQPCP, encoded by the coding sequence ATGCGCAAACTGCTGACGCGTGGCGGCGTGGTGCTTGCGTTGCTCGCCTCATCGTTGATCTCGGGCGCACCCGCGTCCGCCAAGGGGATCCTGGATGACCCACCGGATGACCATGTCGTGATCGATCTGGTCGCGATGGCGGGTTCCGGTTGTCGGCCGGGTACCGCCGACGTCGCCGTCTCGCCGGACAACACCGCCTTCACCACCATCTACAGCGACTACCTGGTACAGGCGGGTCCGGGTATCTCGGTCACCGAAGGTCGCCGGAACTGCCAGCTCAACGTGCTGGTGCACGCGCCGGCGGGCTACACCTTCGCGATCGTGAAGGTGGACTACCGCGGCTACGGGCTGCTCAGCCCGGGTGCCATCGCCACGCAGCGGGCCAACTACTACTTCCAGGGAATGACTCAGGGCACCTTCAGCAGCCATCCGATTCCGGCTCCGCTGGACGACAACTGGATGGTGAGCGACGAGGTGCCGATCGCCTCCGTGGTCTGGCATCCGTGTGGCGAGATCCGCAACCTCAACATCAACACCGAGTTGCGCCTGAGCAAGGGATCGTCGACGGACGTCAGCTTCCTGACCATGGACTCGACGGACGGCAGCATCGAGACGATGTACCACCTGGCCTGGCAGCCCTGCCCGTGA
- a CDS encoding glycoside hydrolase domain-containing protein: MSEMISSGTPWTSLADSHVLAAQQWVNATYAGAPGYLSCPEDGRTGWPTVLSLTQGLQYELGISPTVQNFGPGTFAAVRTRNRLPAEETNTNLVRIYNAALWCKGYWAATDQGIWTADSEDSFSQLYADAGLSYAGLSARRAMWPHVARAMLRMDQFHLVPQGDSVVRGIQQRLNSRYVAGVGIPAMSLVPCDGIYSRDVQQGLMMAIQYEVGIPLGSINGNFGPGTQAGLRGVGSGRLTGDLRYLFRSACYVNSPTLLPGDPQLPLAYHPQDIDTDVETATHLAWLRAFQRFSQIPESGTNDYTTWAQLLVSCGDTGRSATGCDCITEITAARGEQLAAAGYRIVGRYLDEHLPPSDPYFLDKALKPGEPQTILDAGLRFFPIFQYNGTQLVNFTYPKGYDQGRIAHQKAVEHRIPAGTCIYFAVDFDALDVDIDSGVKPYFQGVRAALAELGDRYQFGVYGSRNVCSRVSQEVGARWSLVSGMSWGYSGNLGFPLPANWSFNQIREYQFAPGWGLDHDVWRDGADPGVAALVPGSE; encoded by the coding sequence ATGTCTGAAATGATTAGTTCCGGCACGCCATGGACCAGCCTGGCGGACAGCCATGTACTCGCGGCCCAGCAGTGGGTCAACGCCACCTATGCCGGCGCGCCGGGATACCTCAGTTGCCCGGAGGACGGGCGCACCGGCTGGCCGACCGTGCTGTCGCTGACCCAGGGGCTGCAGTACGAGCTCGGCATCTCGCCGACGGTGCAGAACTTCGGGCCCGGCACCTTCGCCGCGGTCCGCACGCGCAACCGGCTACCGGCCGAGGAGACCAACACCAACCTGGTCCGCATCTACAACGCCGCGCTGTGGTGCAAGGGTTACTGGGCCGCCACCGACCAGGGGATCTGGACCGCCGACTCGGAGGATTCGTTCAGTCAGCTCTACGCCGACGCCGGGCTGTCGTACGCCGGGCTGTCGGCTCGTCGGGCGATGTGGCCGCATGTCGCGCGGGCGATGCTGCGGATGGACCAGTTCCATCTGGTGCCGCAGGGGGACAGCGTCGTCCGGGGCATCCAGCAGCGGTTGAACTCGCGCTACGTGGCCGGCGTCGGCATTCCGGCGATGAGCCTGGTGCCCTGCGACGGGATCTACTCCCGGGACGTGCAGCAAGGGCTGATGATGGCCATCCAGTACGAGGTCGGCATCCCGCTGGGCTCGATCAACGGCAACTTCGGCCCGGGTACCCAGGCCGGGCTGCGTGGGGTCGGCTCCGGCCGGCTCACCGGTGATCTTCGGTACCTGTTCCGGTCGGCCTGCTACGTCAACTCGCCGACCCTGCTGCCGGGCGATCCGCAACTGCCGCTGGCGTACCACCCGCAGGACATCGACACCGATGTGGAGACCGCCACCCACCTGGCGTGGCTGCGCGCCTTCCAGCGTTTCTCGCAGATCCCCGAGAGCGGCACCAACGACTACACCACCTGGGCCCAGCTGCTCGTCTCCTGCGGCGACACCGGCCGGTCCGCCACCGGCTGCGACTGCATCACCGAGATCACCGCGGCCCGCGGCGAGCAGCTCGCCGCAGCCGGCTACCGGATCGTCGGGCGGTACCTCGACGAGCACCTGCCGCCGTCGGACCCGTACTTCCTGGACAAGGCACTCAAGCCCGGTGAGCCGCAGACCATCCTGGACGCCGGGCTGCGGTTCTTCCCGATCTTCCAGTACAACGGCACCCAGCTGGTCAACTTCACCTACCCCAAAGGGTACGACCAGGGCCGGATCGCCCATCAGAAGGCCGTCGAGCACCGGATCCCCGCCGGTACCTGCATCTACTTCGCGGTCGACTTCGACGCCCTGGACGTCGACATCGACAGCGGGGTCAAGCCGTACTTCCAAGGGGTGAGGGCGGCGCTCGCCGAGTTGGGCGACCGCTACCAGTTCGGAGTCTACGGCTCGCGCAACGTCTGCAGCCGCGTCTCGCAGGAGGTCGGCGCCCGATGGTCGCTGGTTTCCGGGATGTCCTGGGGCTACTCCGGCAATCTCGGCTTCCCGCTGCCGGCGAACTGGTCGTTCAACCAGATCCGCGAGTACCAGTTCGCGCCCGGCTGGGGGCTGGACCACGACGTCTGGCGGGACGGAGCCGATCCGGGTGTCGCCGCGCTCGTACCCGGCAGTGAGTGA
- a CDS encoding threonine/serine dehydratase — MPRTRLDLDRIHAARQVIDPVFLDTPMYRCDALGRQLGCTVSIKLETANPVRSFKARGAELVASGLAGQGRTDVVCASAGNLGLALSWSGRHRGLDVTVVASRSAPVAKLDRIRALGSALELVDGDFEAARERAARVARRRRARLVEDSLDVETCEGAATIGVELVGGVPDFDTVLLSLGGGALASGVGYVLKALAPGVEVICVQPAGASAMTRSWHERRVVTTESVDTIADGVAGRLPIPAVLADLVTVVDDAVLVRESSIVAGMRLLLEHPGLIVEPSAALGVAAVLEDRDRFAGRHVVTVVCGSNVDLGAYRRWVHR, encoded by the coding sequence GTGCCCAGGACACGCCTCGATCTCGACCGGATCCACGCCGCACGCCAGGTGATCGACCCCGTGTTCCTCGATACGCCGATGTACCGGTGCGACGCGTTGGGACGCCAGCTCGGCTGCACCGTGAGCATCAAACTGGAAACCGCGAACCCGGTCCGCAGCTTCAAGGCCCGGGGCGCCGAACTGGTGGCGAGCGGGCTGGCCGGGCAGGGCCGGACCGACGTGGTGTGCGCCAGCGCCGGTAACCTCGGTCTGGCGCTCAGCTGGTCCGGACGCCACCGCGGTTTGGACGTCACGGTCGTGGCGTCGCGGTCGGCGCCGGTGGCCAAGCTCGACCGGATCCGCGCGCTGGGATCCGCGCTGGAGTTGGTCGACGGCGACTTCGAAGCGGCTCGTGAGCGGGCTGCGCGTGTCGCGCGACGGCGCCGCGCCCGGCTGGTCGAGGACAGCTTGGACGTCGAGACCTGTGAGGGCGCCGCGACGATCGGCGTTGAGCTGGTCGGCGGCGTACCCGACTTCGACACTGTGCTGCTTTCCCTGGGCGGCGGTGCGCTGGCCAGCGGTGTCGGCTACGTTCTGAAGGCCCTGGCCCCCGGCGTCGAGGTGATCTGCGTGCAGCCCGCAGGCGCGTCGGCGATGACCCGGTCCTGGCATGAACGGCGGGTCGTTACCACCGAGTCGGTCGACACCATCGCCGACGGTGTCGCCGGCCGGCTCCCCATCCCAGCGGTCCTGGCCGACCTCGTCACGGTGGTTGACGACGCCGTACTCGTTCGCGAGTCGTCGATCGTCGCGGGCATGCGGCTGCTGCTCGAGCATCCGGGACTGATCGTCGAGCCGTCAGCCGCACTCGGCGTCGCCGCCGTGCTGGAGGACCGCGACCGCTTCGCCGGGCGGCACGTCGTCACGGTCGTCTGCGGCAGTAACGTCGATCTGGGTGCCTATCGACGCTGGGTCCACCGGTGA